Below is a window of Planctomycetaceae bacterium DNA.
GCGAATCTGCGACAGGGCGGCGCCGCTGGAGATAAGGTCTCGCAGTTCCTCGTCGAGTTCCAGCAGTTCGTAGAGTCCCACGCGGCCTTTGTAACCGGTCTGGCGGCAGCGGTCGCAGCCGGCGCCGACGAACAGCGGCACGTCGGCGGCGTTTTGCTTTTGCATGTACGCCCGCAGCGGGGCACTGACATCGGTCAGCGGCTGGCGGCAGTTGGAGCAGATCTTTCGCACCAGGCGCTGGGCGAGCACGGCGTTCAAGGCGGCGCTGATCAGGTACGGCTCGACGCCGATGTTGATCAACCGCGTGATGCTCGACGGCGCGTCGTTGGTGTGCAGCGTCGAGAGCACCATGTGCCCGGTGAGCGACGCCTGCACCGCGATACGCGCGGTCTCCTGGTCGCGAATCTCGCCAATCATCACCACGTCCGGGTCCTGACGCAGCAGGCTGCGCAGGGCCGCCGAAAACGTCATCCCGATGTGCTCCTGCACGTTGACCTGGTTGACCGTGGCCAGTTCGTACTCGACGGGGTCCTCGACGGTCGAGATGTTCTGGCGCTGGCTGTCCATGATCTGCAGGGCCGAGTACAGCGTGGTGCTCTTGCCGCTGCCGGTAGGCCCCGTCACCAGCACGATCCCGTGCGGGCGCAGGATGTGGCGGCGGAAGCCCTCCAGCGTGTTGGCGTTCATGCCCAGGTTTTCCAGCCCGACGGTGATCGAGGTGTTGTCCAGGATGCGGATGACGCACTTTTCGCCGTGGGTCATCGGCAGCGTGCTGACGCGCAGGTCGATCCCGCGCCCATGCACCATCGCCCGGATGCGACCGTCCTGGGGCAAGCGCCGCTCGGCGATATTGAGATTGGCCATGATCTTCAACCGCGACAGCACCGCCGCGTGCATCGCCAGGGGCGGGGCCTGCTGCTCGAAGAGCATCCCGTCGATCCGGTAGCGAACCTTCAGACGCTTCTCGCCGGGCTCGATGTGGATGTCGCTGGCCGCGTCGCGCACCGCCGCCGAGATCAGGTAGTTCACATAGCGGATCACCGGACTCTCGCCGGCGATGCGCTCCAGGTCCGCGACGTCTTTGGCCGCCTGCGAGACGACCTCCACGTCGTCGTCGGCGATGTCGCGGATGATCTCTTCGACCTGCTGGGCCGGGCTGGTTGTCAGCTCCTCCAGCACGCGCAGGATGTCCTCGCCCGAGGCCACCGCCAGGCGCAGTCGCCACCCCAGACGGCGCTTCAGGTCGTCGATGAGAAAGATGTCGGCCGGGTCCGCCAGGGCGACCAGGATATCCTCGCCCTCGCGCGAGACGGGAATGACGCGCTTGGACTTGAGATAGTCCAGCGGCGCCAGAGACAGCAGGTTCACGTCGACGTCGGCGGCAGTCAGGGCCAGGTACGGCAGGTTGAAGTATCCCGCGACGGCCTTGCAGGCGGTCAGGGCGTCGATGGCGCGGGTTCGGACCAAGGCGGCCAGGACGGTGAGTTTGGGGTGGTCCTTGAGGAACTCGAGGGCCTGCTCGACCTGCTCGGGAGTGACCAAAGCGTTGTCGAGCAGCCAGCGGTGCGGACCGGGGGGCACGCGCACGACCTGCGCTGGCGGCCAGGCGTCGTCTGCGTGCCCCGCTGCGGGGGGGGTCGAGTTGTGAGCCAGTTGGGGAGCCATATTTATTCCCGCAGGGTCAGGACGCCTCGCAGGTGCTTCCATGCCAGGGTGACCTGGCGCTGTTCGATCTTGGTGACGGTCCAACCATTGAGGCTTTGCCCTTCGGTCAGCAGGTTATTGGAGATCATGGCCACGGCCCCGCTCGATCCGCTCAGGACCGACTGGAGCACCATCGCCTCGATGTGCCCGCGGGCCTGGGCCTCTTCCTTGGCGTTTTCGTCTTTGACCGGCGCGGGGGGCTTCGGCGCCGCTGCGGGGGCCGGCGGCGGAGGCGGCGCGATCGCCACGTGTACGAACGGATTGCACGCCAGGGCGTCGCGCGGAATCTGCCTCTGGCGGGCCTGGAAATAGAACGCGTTGACCATATCCTTGGCGCTGCCGCCGGCGCCGCCGAAGGGTCCCACCGCCAGCAGCGACAGCGCCTCGTCGACTCGCTGCTCGGTCTGCTGCTGGTCCGCCGAGGCCATCGACGGTCTCTCGCGCAGCGCCATCAGGGCGATCCCCCCGATCCCGGCCAGGAACATCACCACCAGCATCAAGTTGGTGCGGGCGGCCACGTCGCCGGGCCTGGCCGATCGTGTGACCGGGGCGTTAAAGGGCGTCTGGGCGTCGGTCTCGCCGGCGGCGTTGAATGGAGCATGATCGTCGGTCATGGGCGCCCTCCGGTGCCGCCCTCGAAGAACACCGACATCACCAGGTCGGTGCTGACGGCCCCTTCGGCCGCCCCGTCGGGCTTGTTGAGCGTCATCGAGCGGATCTGCATGATCCGCGGTTGATTTTCCAGCGCCTGCAGGAAGGCGTAGAGCCCCATGAAATCGCCGTCGAGTTGCACGGCGATGGGCTGCTCTGCCGGCGACATCCCCTGCTCGGTCATCACCCGCTCCTTGCGAGGCAGCGTGCGGATGCTCTTGGTGCTGAGGCGGTTGGTCTCCGCCGTGCGCCAGATCTCCTGCAGGACCTTGTCGATCTCTTTCTCGTTGGGCAGCTTGGACTGGAAGAACTCGACCGCCTTGGACAGTTCGGCGATTTCCTTTCGCAGCGAGCCGATAGTGGCGACCGCCTGGTTGATGGCTTTGAGTTTTTGCTGTTTGGCGTTGATCTCGGTCCGCATGCGCTCGTTGTGGGCGTTCTGCGGACGGAAGACGAACTGCCAGGCGCCGAAGGGGATCGCCGCCAGCAGGACCAGGATCACCAGTTCTCGCGGACCGAACTTCATGGGGCGCCTCCCTGCAAAGCCGCCATGGTAGGCGCGGGCGCCTCGGCGGCGGTCTGACCGGGGGCGATGGCGTTGATCGCGTCGGCCCCGGGGGCCAGTTCCATCGACAGGCGAAACTCGCGCACGCTGGACTGGTCGCGCGTCTTGGCCAGGCTGTAGACCAGGTCCACCCCGCGCGTCAGGGGGTTGCGGGCGAGGTTGGCGATCAGGCGGGCGACCTCCACGTCGGTCGGCGCCAGGCCGGTAATTTCGATGGCGACCTGCTGGGCGGGCGGCTGGGCCTGGCGGGGTTGGTCGGTGATCTTCTTGTCGGCCGGTCCCGCCGCGGGCGCGGCGATGACGATCTTGGACGCCACGTCGAGCTTAAGCAGGCTGGTGCCTTTGGGAAGGGCGTTGGTGATCACGCCCAGCAGCGTACTCCGCGGGACGCGCTCGATGAGGCTCTTGGCCAGCTCGGCCTTGTGGAGCATTTGCACCTTGCGGGCCTCGAGTTCGTGCATCTGCGAGATCAGCGCCGCCGCCTGCGAGTACCGCGCGTTGGTCTGGTCCCGCACGGACAGCGTATAGCCGGTGTTGCGTTCGCTGACATACGCCGCGGCCAGCACCCCGCCGATCACGACGGCGAACAGGCACACGAAAATGCGATTGGCGCGGTTTTGCCATCGCCGGCGGATATAGTCTTCAGGCAGCAGGTTCATCATGCCGATCGCCCGACCTTTCCATCATCAATTCGGTGGCACAGGCTTTCCAGCCTGTGATCTAACCTGTCAATCGCCACAGCCTGGAAAGGCTGTGCCACCAAGTCAGTTCGCATTGGCGCCCAACCCGAGCCCCACCGCCACGGCCCAATCGGGCTGCGGCCCCGAGACCTGGCCGCTGCGGCGCTTCACGCGCACCAGCGGGTCGCCGCCGGAGACCGGCAGGTTCAACTGGCGACCGAGCGACTGGCACAGTCGCGCGTCGCAGGCCCCGCCGCCGACAATCACCGCCCGCTCGACAGCCGGCGAGAGAAACACCGACTCGTAATACCGAAGACACTGTGTCAGTTCCCGCGCCAGTGGCGCCGCGGAGGCATCGATCGCCTGGTCCAGTGCGGCCTCGCCGGCGGCGGCGGGACTCTGGCGGCGGAGCCTGGCGGCCTCGGGCGCGTCGACGCCCAGCGTCTCGCCCAGCATCTTGTCCAGATCTTCGCAGCCCAGGGCGAGATTGCGGGCAAAGCGCATCGTTCCGCCTTGTGACAGGGCGGCCTGCGTGCTGTGGGCGCCGATATCCACCAGCAGCACCGTACGGGTTTGCTCGGAGGCGCGGCGGAAGAGTCGCGCGAAGCATTCGACGATCGCGCAGCACTCGATCCCCACGCCCACCACGTCCAGGCGGGCGCGTCTGGCCATCGCCAGGTACGCGTCCATCAGCGCTCGCGAGATGCTGACGGTGAGGATCTCGATCATCGGTTCGGCCTGGGCGTGCGTCTCGCCCAGCACCGCGTGGCGGATGATCGCCTGCTCGGGCGGGTAAGGCAGCTTGCCCGCCAGTTCCCCGACGATGGCCGTTTCGATATCCTCCTGGGCCATCTTGGGAATCTTGACATGCTGGACGAGCGTGTCGCACGCCGGAATCGACAGCACGCATGTACGCCCCTTGAACCGCCCGCCGCGCAGGCTGCGCCGGATGGCGTCGGCCTGGACATCCAGGCGGGCGTCGAGGTCGCCGCCGGGGGGCAGAGGTTCCGTGTGGGCGTCGACGAGAGTCAGGTCCTCGTTGACGCGATGGAGCTGGACCATCTTGAGCGCACCGGTTCCCAGGTCCACTCCGATAGGCAGGTTTTGTCCGCGCACAATCCGCAAGGCCATCGAATAACTCCTGGCGGCGCATCGTACGGGTAGGCTTCTCAGGGTGCCCGAGGTTGGGCGGCGCCGCTTGCCTCCGATCTCTTGGGTCAAGATCGGCCGCAGGCAAGGCGCACTTGAATAGCCGCTGCTCGAAGTCAGCGGACCGGATGAAAACCCTGTGGGCAGCGGCCCCGCCCGACCACGGGCCAGCCGCTTTGCGCCCCGGCCTGGCGACCGGTTAGCCTTTTTCCGCAGGAATGCAGCCTTTCACCGGTAGCTTAAGTTACAGAAGTGCCGACGGCGAATTGTCCGTACATTCGATGGCGGGTCACGATTTACTGTGGCGGGATTCGGACGGTCACATCGCCGTGGACGACGGCTTTGCAGGCCAGGCGGTCGTTCGGTTTGGAGTCGCCCATGGCGTCGAGCTGGTCGAGTTCGGCCTCGTCGGGTTCGCTGAGGTTCTCCATGCCCTTCTCGACGAGCACGCGGCAGCTTCCGCAGACGCCCATGCCGCCGCAGATGTGCATGATCCCCACGCCGTGGCTCAGAGCGATGTCCAGCAGGCTGCCCGGATCGCCCGTGCGGGCGTAAGGGTAATGCTCCTCATCCACCTCGACGGTCGCTTCCATCGGCAGATATGTCACTTTGTACGTGGCCATGTCACCTCTCCCCGGACAGCAGGATCAGAGCTTGCCGTTCTTCTTCTTCCAGTCGTTGACGGCGTCGCGGACGGCTTCCTCGGTCATCACCGAACAATGCACCTTGGCTGGAGGCAGTTCGAGCTCCTGGGCAATGTGGGCGTTGGTGATTGCCAGGGCCTCTTCGACCGTCTTGCCCTTGAGCCACTCCGTCGCCAGCGAGCCCGACGCGATGGCCGCTCCGCAACCGAACGTCTTGAAACGGGTATCGACGATGCGGCCGTCGTCGCTGATGCGCAACTGCAGCTTCGTCACATCGCCGCACTGTGTGGCGGTGATGGTGGCTGTGCCCACGGACAAATCTGCTTCGTCCATGCTGCCGACGTTGCGCGGATGCTCAAAGTGGTCCAACATCTTTTCGCTGAAAAACATCGTGGGCTCCTGAAAAGAAAATCCGAATAAACAAAAGACAAATCCGAAACAAACAACAAACCGAAAATCCGAAACAAACAACAAACGGCTAAAAGCAAACAACAAAATCTCAACCCCCGCACCGTTTGTTTTTTGTCTTTCTTGTTTGTTTGATTCTTGTTTCGGATTTCGATTTTGTTGTTTCGAATTTACTTCTTAGTAGCGATTTCGTAAAGCGGGCTCATCTCTCGCAATTGCTGGACGGCCGTGACGACTTTGGCGATCACGTAGTCCACTTCGCCCTCGGTGGTGCTCTTGCCCAGGCTGAAGCGCAGCGAGCTGTGGGCCAGGTCGTCGCCGACGCCGATGCCTGCCAGCACGTGGCTGGGCTCGAGCGAGGCGCTGGTGCAGGCCGATCCGGTCGAGACGGCCACGTCGCGCATCTTGAGCATCAACGCCTCGCCCTCGACATACGCAAACGAGAGGTTCAGCGTGTTGGGCAGGCGCTGCGTCGGGTGGCCGTTGAGCGTCACGAAGTCTACCGCCGACATGATGCCCTTCTCCAGGCGGTCGCGCAGCGCTGCGATGCGCGCGGCGTCGGCGGTCATCTCTTCGGCCGCGATCTGGCAGGCCTTGCCGAACCCCACGATGCCCGGCACGTTGAGCGTTCCGCTGCGCATCCCGCGTTCGTGCCCGCCGCCGTGCATCTGGCAGGCCAGCTTCACCCGCGGGTTCCGCCGCCGCACATACAGGGCGCCGACGCCTTTGGGTCCGTACAGCTTATGGGCCGACATGCTCAGCAGGTCGATGCCCATCGCCTCGACGTCGAGGTGTACCTTGCCCACCGCCTGTGTGGCGTCGCTGTGGAACAGCACGCCCTTGGACTTGGCCAAGGCCCCGATCTGGGCCACCGGCGCCAGCGTCCCTATCTCGTTGTTGGCGGCCATGATCGAAATCAGGATCGTCCCGTCCGTCAGCGCGGCGGCGACCTGTTCTGCCGAGACCACGCCGAACTTGTCGGGCTTGAGAAAAGTGATCGTGTATCCGTGCTGGGCGAGGTACTTGCACGGGTCCAGCACCGCGTGGTGCTCGATGGCCGAGGTGATGATGTGCCTGCCCTTTTCGGCGTACATCTCCGCGACGCCCTTGATGGCCAGGTTGTTGGCCTCGGTGGCGCCGGAGGTGATGACCATG
It encodes the following:
- a CDS encoding IscS subfamily cysteine desulfurase, whose translation is MDVKTPIYMDHNATTPLDSRVLDAMMPYLTEAFGNAASHSHSFGWKAEAAVETAREQIGKIIAAEAKDMVITSGATEANNLAIKGVAEMYAEKGRHIITSAIEHHAVLDPCKYLAQHGYTITFLKPDKFGVVSAEQVAAALTDGTILISIMAANNEIGTLAPVAQIGALAKSKGVLFHSDATQAVGKVHLDVEAMGIDLLSMSAHKLYGPKGVGALYVRRRNPRVKLACQMHGGGHERGMRSGTLNVPGIVGFGKACQIAAEEMTADAARIAALRDRLEKGIMSAVDFVTLNGHPTQRLPNTLNLSFAYVEGEALMLKMRDVAVSTGSACTSASLEPSHVLAGIGVGDDLAHSSLRFSLGKSTTEGEVDYVIAKVVTAVQQLREMSPLYEIATKK
- a CDS encoding PilN domain-containing protein; the protein is MMNLLPEDYIRRRWQNRANRIFVCLFAVVIGGVLAAAYVSERNTGYTLSVRDQTNARYSQAAALISQMHELEARKVQMLHKAELAKSLIERVPRSTLLGVITNALPKGTSLLKLDVASKIVIAAPAAGPADKKITDQPRQAQPPAQQVAIEITGLAPTDVEVARLIANLARNPLTRGVDLVYSLAKTRDQSSVREFRLSMELAPGADAINAIAPGQTAAEAPAPTMAALQGGAP
- a CDS encoding 2Fe-2S iron-sulfur cluster-binding protein → MATYKVTYLPMEATVEVDEEHYPYARTGDPGSLLDIALSHGVGIMHICGGMGVCGSCRVLVEKGMENLSEPDEAELDQLDAMGDSKPNDRLACKAVVHGDVTVRIPPQ
- a CDS encoding ATPase, T2SS/T4P/T4SS family, whose product is MAPQLAHNSTPPAAGHADDAWPPAQVVRVPPGPHRWLLDNALVTPEQVEQALEFLKDHPKLTVLAALVRTRAIDALTACKAVAGYFNLPYLALTAADVDVNLLSLAPLDYLKSKRVIPVSREGEDILVALADPADIFLIDDLKRRLGWRLRLAVASGEDILRVLEELTTSPAQQVEEIIRDIADDDVEVVSQAAKDVADLERIAGESPVIRYVNYLISAAVRDAASDIHIEPGEKRLKVRYRIDGMLFEQQAPPLAMHAAVLSRLKIMANLNIAERRLPQDGRIRAMVHGRGIDLRVSTLPMTHGEKCVIRILDNTSITVGLENLGMNANTLEGFRRHILRPHGIVLVTGPTGSGKSTTLYSALQIMDSQRQNISTVEDPVEYELATVNQVNVQEHIGMTFSAALRSLLRQDPDVVMIGEIRDQETARIAVQASLTGHMVLSTLHTNDAPSSITRLINIGVEPYLISAALNAVLAQRLVRKICSNCRQPLTDVSAPLRAYMQKQNAADVPLFVGAGCDRCRQTGYKGRVGLYELLELDEELRDLISSGAALSQIRKAALKSGMHSLRQDGLEKIAAGLTTVQEVMRITEVS
- the pilO gene encoding type 4a pilus biogenesis protein PilO — protein: MKFGPRELVILVLLAAIPFGAWQFVFRPQNAHNERMRTEINAKQQKLKAINQAVATIGSLRKEIAELSKAVEFFQSKLPNEKEIDKVLQEIWRTAETNRLSTKSIRTLPRKERVMTEQGMSPAEQPIAVQLDGDFMGLYAFLQALENQPRIMQIRSMTLNKPDGAAEGAVSTDLVMSVFFEGGTGGRP
- the pilM gene encoding pilus assembly protein PilM; amino-acid sequence: MALRIVRGQNLPIGVDLGTGALKMVQLHRVNEDLTLVDAHTEPLPPGGDLDARLDVQADAIRRSLRGGRFKGRTCVLSIPACDTLVQHVKIPKMAQEDIETAIVGELAGKLPYPPEQAIIRHAVLGETHAQAEPMIEILTVSISRALMDAYLAMARRARLDVVGVGIECCAIVECFARLFRRASEQTRTVLLVDIGAHSTQAALSQGGTMRFARNLALGCEDLDKMLGETLGVDAPEAARLRRQSPAAAGEAALDQAIDASAAPLARELTQCLRYYESVFLSPAVERAVIVGGGACDARLCQSLGRQLNLPVSGGDPLVRVKRRSGQVSGPQPDWAVAVGLGLGANAN
- a CDS encoding iron-sulfur cluster assembly scaffold protein, which gives rise to MFFSEKMLDHFEHPRNVGSMDEADLSVGTATITATQCGDVTKLQLRISDDGRIVDTRFKTFGCGAAIASGSLATEWLKGKTVEEALAITNAHIAQELELPPAKVHCSVMTEEAVRDAVNDWKKKNGKL